One Maribacter cobaltidurans genomic window carries:
- a CDS encoding toxin-antitoxin system YwqK family antitoxin translates to MKRILIMAVLALSFSAHAQQVEPKFEKVGDKVKATYFHANGEISQQGFFLNEKLEGKWTMFDDKGEKIAMGNYDKGVKTGKWLFWEGDTVKEVNFDNNRIASVEKMDAKEAIVTN, encoded by the coding sequence ATGAAACGTATTCTAATCATGGCCGTTCTAGCACTTTCTTTTAGTGCCCATGCACAACAAGTAGAACCAAAATTTGAAAAAGTAGGGGACAAGGTAAAGGCTACCTATTTTCATGCCAATGGTGAAATTTCCCAACAAGGTTTTTTCTTAAATGAAAAACTAGAAGGCAAGTGGACCATGTTTGATGATAAGGGGGAGAAAATTGCAATGGGTAATTACGACAAAGGAGTGAAAACTGGTAAATGGTTGTTTTGGGAAGGGGATACCGTAAAAGAAGTTAATTTTGATAATAACAGGATTGCCAGTGTAGAAAAAATGGATGCTAAGGAAGCCATTGTAACTAACTAG
- a CDS encoding polyprenyl synthetase family protein has product MHSIDFYRAEFMDYLDSKFVVQEPTNLYEPINYILKLGGKRLRPVLALLTAEIFDGSYKEALNAALAIEVFHNFSLVHDDIMDAAPVRRGKTTVHEKWDTNTGILSGDAMLICAYQLFENYEPKTFRALAELFSKTALQVCEGQQYDVDFETRDDVSLPEYLKMIEYKTAVLVAAAMKMGGIVAQTSKENQELIYGFGLNLGIAFQLQDDLLDVFGDPETFGKQVGGDIIENKKTYLFIKAIESGSTTVKKELLDLYSIQPKEPEDKIEAVKSIFQESGASKATQEAISLYTEKAFEILESLDISDDKKLILKDFGENLMRRTV; this is encoded by the coding sequence ATGCATTCCATTGATTTTTATAGGGCTGAATTCATGGATTATTTGGATTCCAAGTTTGTTGTTCAGGAGCCAACGAATCTTTATGAACCCATAAACTATATTTTAAAATTAGGGGGAAAGCGTCTTAGGCCGGTATTGGCTTTATTGACTGCGGAAATTTTCGATGGTAGCTATAAAGAAGCTCTGAATGCGGCCTTGGCGATTGAAGTATTCCATAATTTTTCTTTGGTGCACGATGATATCATGGATGCCGCACCGGTACGAAGAGGAAAAACTACGGTACATGAAAAGTGGGATACCAATACCGGAATTCTGTCAGGGGATGCAATGCTTATTTGTGCCTATCAGCTTTTTGAAAATTATGAACCCAAAACTTTTAGGGCTTTGGCGGAATTGTTCAGTAAAACGGCACTACAGGTTTGTGAAGGACAACAGTACGATGTAGATTTTGAGACACGAGATGATGTTTCGTTACCGGAATACTTGAAAATGATAGAGTACAAAACCGCTGTTTTGGTTGCCGCTGCAATGAAAATGGGTGGCATAGTGGCCCAAACCAGTAAAGAGAACCAAGAACTTATTTATGGGTTCGGTTTAAATCTTGGAATTGCCTTTCAATTACAAGACGATTTACTTGACGTATTTGGGGATCCAGAAACTTTTGGCAAGCAGGTAGGTGGGGACATTATAGAGAACAAAAAAACCTATCTCTTTATAAAAGCGATCGAGTCCGGATCTACGACAGTTAAAAAGGAACTTTTAGACCTGTATTCCATACAACCTAAGGAACCTGAAGATAAAATTGAAGCTGTAAAATCGATTTTTCAGGAAAGTGGAGCCTCGAAAGCCACTCAAGAGGCTATTTCATTATACACCGAAAAGGCATTTGAAATTTTGGAATCCCTGGATATTTCGGATGACAAAAAATTAATACTTAAAGATTTCGGGGAAAACTTAATGCGAAGAACGGTTTAA
- a CDS encoding TolC family protein — translation MRNQLITLLLFLALTTGYAQEETYSFTLEEAISFALENNYSAINADRDLIDAQKQKWETIAEGLPQISGAVSYQNQLIQQVVQLPGEIAGGEPGTFVEVVFGQPQQVNASATLRQKIFDGSYIVGVQATKAFLRYSANNNEKTAQDVRKAVVESYGNVLLARESVAIFKKNKETLDKNLYETTKLFENGLSDEESVDQLKITLSSIENQLKNAVRLEEITLQMLNLVMGLDLNAPTRLKEDLENLTQQQIDLGIMEADLNLENNVDYRIAQNLNEQRYFEWKLARSRALPTLNGFVSYGALSFGNEFSFLDRGQDYFEFSSFGIDLNIPIFSSLKRSASTQRAKIALEKAKTQLTEAEQQIRLQLENAKSNYVLAIEQYQTSKNNLELAERIETKNQIKYTEGLASSFELRQAQTQLYTAQQEYLQNMVEVINKKTELEIILNEQS, via the coding sequence ATGCGTAATCAACTAATCACTTTACTATTGTTCTTAGCTCTTACAACCGGCTATGCACAGGAAGAAACCTATAGTTTTACCTTGGAAGAGGCCATTAGCTTTGCCTTGGAGAATAATTATAGCGCCATTAATGCGGACAGGGACCTTATAGACGCCCAAAAACAAAAATGGGAAACTATTGCGGAAGGACTGCCACAGATTTCAGGGGCCGTTAGCTATCAAAACCAACTGATACAACAAGTAGTACAATTGCCGGGTGAAATTGCCGGTGGCGAGCCCGGTACCTTTGTGGAGGTAGTCTTTGGCCAACCTCAGCAAGTGAATGCTTCGGCCACCTTAAGGCAGAAAATTTTTGATGGTTCCTATATCGTTGGGGTACAGGCGACCAAGGCTTTTCTTCGATATAGTGCCAACAACAATGAAAAGACGGCCCAAGACGTTAGAAAGGCCGTAGTTGAATCTTATGGAAACGTGCTCTTGGCCCGTGAAAGTGTGGCCATCTTTAAAAAGAATAAAGAGACCTTAGACAAAAACCTTTATGAGACCACCAAACTTTTTGAAAATGGGCTTAGTGACGAAGAAAGTGTAGACCAGCTTAAGATCACCCTTTCCTCCATTGAAAATCAGTTGAAGAACGCGGTTCGTTTGGAGGAAATCACCTTACAAATGTTGAACCTCGTCATGGGATTAGATCTGAATGCTCCTACACGTTTAAAGGAAGACCTGGAAAATCTTACCCAGCAACAAATTGATTTGGGAATCATGGAGGCGGACTTGAACCTAGAAAATAATGTGGATTACAGAATTGCGCAGAACCTAAATGAACAACGCTATTTTGAATGGAAACTTGCACGAAGCCGGGCCTTACCTACGTTAAATGGTTTTGTGAGCTATGGTGCCCTATCTTTTGGGAACGAATTCTCGTTTTTGGATCGAGGACAGGATTATTTTGAATTTTCCTCCTTTGGGATAGACCTTAACATTCCCATCTTTAGCTCATTAAAAAGAAGTGCAAGTACCCAAAGGGCAAAAATCGCCCTGGAAAAGGCAAAGACCCAATTAACCGAAGCAGAACAACAGATCAGACTACAATTGGAGAATGCCAAAAGTAACTACGTACTGGCCATTGAACAATATCAGACCTCTAAAAATAATTTGGAGTTGGCGGAAAGAATAGAAACGAAGAACCAGATAAAGTATACCGAAGGGCTTGCCAGTAGTTTTGAGTTACGCCAGGCACAAACACAGTTATACACGGCCCAGCAAGAATACTTACAGAATATGGTGGAGGTCATCAACAAGAAAACAGAACTAGAAATAATCCTTAACGAACAATCCTAA
- a CDS encoding efflux RND transporter periplasmic adaptor subunit, translated as MKKLLFLAISLGLLSCGGENQSVSGLIENGDVEALRAKKNEIVSQQKELEYQLIQIDSAISLYGPAEKLPLVNTITVEPELFKHYLELQGSVSTKQNVLIYPEMSGTLQRVYVKEGQRVNKGQLLATIDDGGMGSQLSQLKTQAELAKTTFERRKRLWEQQIGSEIEYLSAKAEYEARQDAVKQAESQLGKSSIRAPFSGIIDNVIKDQGTVVSPGPGSEIFRIVNLSDMYIEVDVPETYIGSISKGKEALVYFPVLGDSIETEIRETGNFINPANRSFSVEIPVPNKDGQIKPNLTGKVNLNDYTSENAILLPSSIISENAEGDQYVYVAEEPNADGEAKVKRTFVTIGKTQGPSVEILSGLESGNHVVKEGARSVKDGQKVKIQK; from the coding sequence ATGAAAAAACTACTTTTCCTAGCCATTTCATTGGGACTATTATCCTGCGGAGGTGAAAACCAATCCGTATCCGGCTTAATAGAAAATGGTGATGTGGAGGCTTTAAGAGCCAAAAAGAACGAAATAGTAAGTCAACAGAAGGAACTTGAATACCAATTGATTCAGATAGATTCTGCTATTTCTCTATATGGACCAGCCGAAAAACTGCCATTGGTAAATACGATAACCGTAGAACCCGAGCTTTTTAAGCACTATTTGGAACTTCAAGGTAGTGTAAGCACCAAACAGAACGTTCTTATTTACCCAGAAATGTCCGGGACATTGCAGCGCGTATATGTAAAAGAAGGTCAACGGGTCAATAAAGGACAACTCTTGGCTACCATAGACGATGGTGGTATGGGAAGTCAATTGTCCCAATTAAAGACCCAGGCAGAACTGGCCAAAACTACTTTTGAAAGAAGAAAAAGGCTTTGGGAACAGCAAATTGGTTCCGAAATCGAATATTTATCGGCCAAGGCAGAGTATGAGGCACGACAAGATGCCGTAAAACAAGCGGAGAGTCAGCTAGGAAAATCATCCATTAGGGCCCCTTTTTCCGGTATTATCGACAATGTCATCAAAGACCAAGGAACCGTAGTTTCCCCAGGCCCAGGTTCTGAAATCTTCAGAATTGTAAACCTTTCGGACATGTACATTGAAGTTGATGTTCCCGAAACATATATTGGTTCTATTTCCAAGGGTAAAGAGGCCTTAGTGTATTTCCCAGTCTTGGGCGATAGTATTGAAACCGAAATCAGGGAAACCGGCAACTTCATCAATCCGGCGAACCGCTCCTTTAGTGTTGAAATACCAGTACCGAACAAGGATGGACAAATTAAGCCAAACCTTACGGGCAAGGTGAACCTAAATGATTATACCAGTGAAAATGCGATTCTTTTACCATCAAGTATCATTTCTGAAAATGCGGAGGGCGACCAATATGTGTATGTGGCCGAAGAACCGAATGCCGATGGCGAGGCAAAAGTAAAAAGAACCTTTGTCACCATTGGTAAGACCCAAGGCCCATCCGTTGAAATACTTAGCGGTTTAGAAAGCGGAAACCATGTGGTTAAAGAAGGTGCGAGAAGTGTGAAGGACGGTCAAAAAGTAAAAATTCAAAAGTAA
- a CDS encoding TetR/AcrR family transcriptional regulator has protein sequence MEDKIREKAMEMFLNYGFKSVTMDDLAQAIGISKKTIYAVYQNKTELVEACVMSKFSIMKEGINKIISLKKNPIEEVFEIKQYVMSNLKNQKSSPQYQLTKYYPRIFAKFQKEQWDIMQHCVISNIERGMTLGLYRSDLHVQFIFRIYFAGINYLKDPIIFPSERFSMVFLMESYLEYHLRAIVSPEGLKKLNEIINSNHQ, from the coding sequence ATGGAAGACAAAATTAGGGAAAAAGCGATGGAGATGTTCTTAAACTATGGTTTTAAAAGTGTTACCATGGACGATTTAGCCCAAGCCATAGGTATATCAAAAAAGACTATCTATGCGGTTTACCAAAATAAAACGGAATTGGTAGAGGCCTGTGTGATGTCCAAATTCTCTATTATGAAGGAAGGTATCAATAAGATCATTTCCCTTAAAAAAAACCCAATAGAGGAGGTTTTTGAGATTAAACAGTACGTAATGAGTAATCTAAAAAACCAAAAAAGTTCCCCACAGTATCAATTGACCAAGTACTACCCAAGAATCTTTGCCAAATTCCAAAAAGAACAGTGGGACATAATGCAGCACTGTGTAATTTCAAATATTGAACGGGGTATGACACTTGGGCTGTACCGCTCCGATTTGCATGTACAGTTCATCTTTAGGATTTACTTTGCGGGCATTAATTATTTAAAGGACCCTATAATCTTCCCCTCGGAAAGATTTTCCATGGTATTCTTAATGGAATCCTATTTGGAATACCACCTAAGGGCCATTGTATCGCCGGAAGGACTAAAAAAATTAAACGAAATCATCAATTCAAATCACCAATAA
- a CDS encoding efflux RND transporter permease subunit yields MSDKVKKNADKEFKLSSWAIDNPSVIYVMIAIFLWLGFSAYMAMPREDFPEIVETKVYISTPYPGNTAEDIERLITDPLEDRLKNISNVVEIVSTSQEDYAIITVEFDEEITVEQAKQKVKDEVDSEKASEDWPTFNGAKVEPNVFDLNFSEEVPIMNINFTGDYPVEKLKDFAEYLQDEIEDLPEIKQADIRGAQEKEVEVAVDIYKMMAAKISFQDVLNAIGNGNMTISAGNLKTSGQRRTIRVLGEIENPSDLDNFVVKSENGAVYLKDIAKVTFEEKDKTTYAREFGDNVVMLDVKKRAGRNAISAADKIKEIVKEEQANYFPADLHISIANDSSSRTLNQVDDLVNNIIFGIILVVTVLMFFLGFRNALFVGFAIPMSMFMSFMILSGLGYTLNTMILFGMIMGLGMLVDNGIVVVENVYRLMDEGMPKIEAAKKGIGEIAFPIIISTATTVAAFVPLGLWPGIFGQFMKYFPITLSVVLGSSLIVAIFMNSMLVSQFMSTSEKELTRKQLIRMSIILGGLGILILVFGGAMRGLGSVLILTGIMFWVYKYVIKGAAQRFQKKTMSRFEDWYEKQLKHALRGKNVYWYFSLTFLLLITIFILFGISLGSGRTKVEFFPDNTPNEIYVYIEYPEGTAIEKTNEITKKVENQVYGIMDDPAYKKNGENFIVTSAVSVVGEGAGNPLTDGGSSAEMPHKGKVTVNFAEFKYRDGINTENIRAKVQEAVSGIYPGVAISVEKEANGPPAGPPINIELEGRDYDQLINTAEDIRNFLNTKNIEGIEELKVDVNKSKPAMRVVVDREKAGELGVAVGQVGNQLRRSLFGEKAGVYKEDGEDYDINVRFNEELRYNKSALFNQNIIFRDPANGQIKEIPISAVAKETNTSGFSAIKHRDGNRVVTVYSGLKAGGNAAAIVAQIQEEMKQFEEMPNNVKVDYTGEIEEQNKQQMFLIGAFFSGLGLIMLILIFQFGGISKPLIIMIAIFLSFIGVFGGLMITGWSFVIMMTMMGIISLAGIVVNNGVVLLDYTQILVDRKKVKLDMDDKALLTLSDATEAIVKGGKARLRPVILTAITTVLGLIPLAIGLNIDFFALFSEFNPHIYVGGDNVVFWGPLAWTVIFGLIVATFLTLIIVPVLFNIIYRIKIKVRGAVNN; encoded by the coding sequence ATGAGCGATAAAGTAAAGAAAAACGCCGATAAGGAGTTTAAATTATCTTCTTGGGCCATTGATAATCCTTCGGTCATTTATGTCATGATCGCCATATTTCTATGGCTTGGTTTTTCAGCCTACATGGCAATGCCAAGGGAAGATTTCCCCGAAATCGTGGAAACCAAGGTGTATATAAGCACCCCATATCCTGGCAACACAGCGGAGGATATAGAAAGATTGATAACCGACCCCCTCGAGGACCGACTCAAAAACATAAGTAACGTGGTGGAAATCGTTTCTACTTCCCAAGAGGACTACGCCATTATTACGGTAGAGTTTGATGAGGAAATAACCGTGGAGCAGGCCAAGCAAAAAGTAAAGGATGAGGTGGATTCCGAAAAAGCAAGTGAGGATTGGCCAACATTCAACGGTGCTAAAGTAGAACCTAATGTGTTCGACCTTAATTTTTCCGAGGAGGTACCCATTATGAATATCAATTTTACTGGGGATTATCCTGTGGAAAAATTAAAGGATTTTGCGGAATACCTACAGGATGAAATTGAAGACCTACCGGAAATCAAACAAGCGGATATTCGTGGAGCACAAGAGAAAGAAGTAGAAGTGGCGGTAGATATCTATAAGATGATGGCGGCCAAAATAAGTTTTCAGGATGTCTTGAACGCCATAGGGAATGGAAACATGACCATTTCCGCGGGAAACTTGAAAACCAGCGGACAACGTCGAACCATAAGGGTATTGGGTGAAATCGAAAACCCCAGTGATTTGGACAATTTTGTAGTGAAGTCCGAAAATGGGGCGGTTTACCTAAAGGATATCGCCAAAGTTACCTTCGAGGAAAAGGACAAAACTACCTATGCCAGGGAATTCGGGGACAATGTGGTCATGTTGGATGTAAAAAAACGTGCCGGAAGAAATGCCATCTCGGCTGCCGATAAAATTAAGGAAATCGTTAAGGAGGAACAGGCTAATTATTTCCCCGCCGACCTTCATATTTCCATTGCCAACGACTCTTCTAGCCGAACCTTGAACCAAGTTGATGACTTGGTGAACAATATCATTTTCGGGATAATCCTCGTGGTTACCGTTCTTATGTTCTTTTTAGGGTTTAGGAATGCCCTATTTGTTGGTTTTGCCATCCCAATGTCCATGTTCATGTCCTTTATGATACTTTCTGGGCTAGGGTACACCCTAAACACAATGATTCTATTTGGGATGATTATGGGTCTGGGAATGTTGGTAGATAACGGTATTGTGGTTGTTGAGAATGTATACCGATTGATGGACGAAGGCATGCCAAAAATTGAAGCGGCCAAGAAGGGTATCGGGGAAATCGCTTTTCCAATTATCATTTCCACGGCCACTACGGTAGCCGCCTTTGTACCTCTTGGGTTATGGCCGGGGATTTTTGGGCAATTCATGAAGTATTTTCCAATAACGCTATCGGTGGTATTGGGTTCTTCTTTGATTGTGGCCATTTTTATGAACTCCATGTTGGTTTCCCAATTTATGAGTACCAGTGAAAAGGAGTTGACCAGAAAACAGCTTATACGAATGAGTATTATTTTAGGTGGGCTGGGTATTTTAATTCTTGTATTTGGTGGTGCAATGCGAGGATTGGGATCCGTACTCATACTTACCGGAATTATGTTTTGGGTGTACAAGTATGTCATTAAAGGTGCGGCACAGCGTTTCCAGAAAAAGACCATGTCCCGATTCGAGGATTGGTATGAAAAGCAATTGAAGCATGCTTTGAGAGGTAAGAATGTGTATTGGTATTTTAGTCTGACCTTCCTCCTGCTGATAACCATATTTATCCTTTTCGGGATATCATTAGGATCTGGAAGAACCAAGGTTGAATTCTTCCCGGATAATACTCCCAACGAAATCTATGTCTATATCGAATATCCGGAAGGAACCGCGATTGAAAAAACCAATGAAATTACCAAGAAGGTCGAAAATCAGGTATATGGAATCATGGACGACCCTGCCTATAAGAAAAATGGCGAGAACTTTATAGTTACTTCCGCCGTCTCCGTAGTGGGTGAAGGAGCTGGAAACCCCCTGACGGATGGTGGATCTTCCGCAGAAATGCCGCACAAGGGAAAAGTGACCGTCAACTTCGCCGAATTTAAGTATAGGGACGGCATAAATACGGAGAATATTAGGGCGAAAGTACAGGAAGCTGTTAGTGGTATTTATCCTGGAGTGGCCATTTCCGTAGAAAAAGAAGCAAACGGACCACCAGCGGGACCACCGATCAATATAGAATTGGAAGGTAGGGATTACGACCAATTGATCAACACGGCGGAGGATATCCGAAATTTCCTCAACACCAAGAACATTGAGGGTATTGAGGAGTTAAAAGTGGATGTAAACAAGAGTAAACCGGCCATGCGGGTTGTAGTAGATCGTGAAAAAGCTGGGGAACTTGGTGTCGCCGTGGGCCAAGTAGGAAATCAATTAAGGCGTTCCTTATTTGGTGAAAAAGCAGGGGTCTACAAAGAAGATGGTGAGGATTATGACATCAACGTGCGCTTTAATGAAGAGTTAAGGTATAACAAGAGCGCGCTCTTCAATCAGAATATCATTTTTAGGGATCCCGCAAACGGGCAGATTAAGGAAATTCCTATTTCCGCCGTAGCCAAAGAGACGAATACTTCTGGATTTAGTGCTATCAAGCACCGGGACGGTAATCGTGTGGTAACTGTGTATTCCGGTTTAAAAGCTGGAGGAAACGCAGCGGCCATTGTTGCCCAGATTCAGGAGGAAATGAAACAGTTTGAAGAAATGCCGAACAACGTCAAAGTAGACTACACCGGTGAGATTGAAGAACAGAACAAGCAACAGATGTTTTTGATCGGAGCGTTTTTCTCTGGACTTGGCTTGATTATGCTGATTCTTATTTTCCAATTTGGGGGAATCTCCAAGCCCTTAATTATAATGATTGCCATATTCTTAAGTTTTATTGGGGTCTTTGGAGGGCTAATGATTACGGGGTGGTCCTTTGTAATTATGATGACCATGATGGGAATTATCTCCTTGGCAGGAATCGTAGTAAACAACGGTGTGGTACTATTGGACTATACCCAAATCCTGGTAGATCGTAAAAAGGTAAAACTGGACATGGACGATAAGGCGCTTTTGACCTTATCAGATGCGACGGAGGCCATTGTTAAAGGTGGAAAAGCAAGGTTACGACCTGTAATCCTAACGGCCATAACCACGGTACTGGGATTGATACCTTTAGCCATAGGTTTGAATATCGATTTCTTTGCCTTGTTCTCCGAGTTCAACCCACATATTTATGTTGGTGGGGATAACGTAGTATTCTGGGGGCCATTGGCTTGGACCGTAATATTTGGTCTTATAGTGGCCACTTTTTTAACCTTGATCATTGTACCGGTACTATTCAATATTATATACCGTATCAAGATTAAAGTAAGGGGTGCGGTAAATAACTAA
- a CDS encoding RNA polymerase sigma factor, with translation MVSRKQQNNNLTDFFEEEYSSLKGYVRSKITHTAESDAEDIIQDVALRIFSRPLDALPIQNIGGFVYNAIRNRIIDVMRTKKERIRNEKTLELLWTEFASMFYEDFSEEYPDQLKEKLQQAIAELKPVYRDIVIAVDFEGYTYREISKQTGIPTGTLMSRRHRAMSLLLKKLELVKK, from the coding sequence GTGGTTTCTAGAAAACAACAGAATAACAACCTAACCGATTTCTTCGAAGAGGAATATAGTTCCCTCAAAGGCTATGTGCGCTCAAAAATAACGCATACGGCAGAAAGTGATGCCGAAGATATTATTCAGGATGTTGCCCTTCGGATATTTTCTAGGCCATTGGACGCATTGCCCATCCAAAATATTGGCGGATTTGTATACAACGCCATAAGAAATAGGATTATCGATGTAATGCGTACAAAAAAGGAAAGGATACGTAACGAAAAAACCCTAGAGCTGCTTTGGACAGAATTCGCGAGTATGTTCTACGAAGATTTTTCGGAAGAATATCCGGACCAACTAAAGGAAAAGCTACAACAGGCTATTGCAGAACTTAAACCTGTTTATAGGGACATCGTAATCGCGGTAGATTTTGAAGGGTATACCTACCGAGAGATTTCCAAACAAACGGGAATACCCACGGGCACATTAATGTCAAGGAGGCACAGGGCAATGTCCCTATTATTAAAAAAATTGGAATTGGTAAAAAAATAA
- the aspS gene encoding aspartate--tRNA ligase — MYRSHTCGELRDSHINTDVVLSGWVHKTRDKGFVVWVDLRDRYGITQLVFDEDRTSAELLEKSRNLGREFVIQIKGTVIERASKNDKIPTGAIEVLVKELTVLNVSKTPPFTIENETDGGEDLRMKYRYLDIRRNPVKNNLIFRSKVTMEVRNYLSQEGFIEVETPYLIKSTPEGARDFVVPSRMNEGQFYALPQSPQTFKQLLMVGGMDKYFQIVKCFRDEDLRADRQPEFTQIDCEMAFVEQEDILEVFEGLTKYLLKEINGVEIDKFPRITFDEAMAKYGNDKPDIRFGMEFGELNEVAQHKDFNVFNSAELVVGIAIPSGNSYTRKEIDKLTDWVKRPQVGALGMVYCRCNEDGTYKSSVDKFYDQDDLAQWAKATGAKAGDLICVLSGDKNKVRGQLSALRMEMAQRLGLRKSDEFAPLWVVDFPLLELDEETGHYHAMHHPFTSPKPGQLELLDKDPGAVRANAYDLVLNGNEIGGGSIRIHDKETQSIMFKHLGFTPEEAKAQFGFLMDAFQYGAPPHGGIAFGLDRLVSILGGQETIRDFIAFPKNNNGRDVMIDAPAPIDDGQLKELNLKLDL, encoded by the coding sequence ATGTATAGAAGCCATACCTGTGGAGAATTAAGGGATTCACATATAAATACCGATGTTGTTTTATCTGGCTGGGTCCATAAGACCCGAGATAAAGGATTTGTGGTTTGGGTAGATTTGCGTGATCGCTATGGTATCACACAGTTGGTGTTCGATGAAGACCGTACTTCAGCGGAGCTATTGGAAAAGTCCAGAAATCTAGGACGTGAGTTCGTAATACAGATTAAGGGTACTGTAATAGAGAGAGCCTCTAAAAACGATAAAATACCAACGGGAGCCATTGAGGTATTGGTCAAAGAACTTACGGTTCTTAATGTTTCCAAAACCCCTCCTTTTACAATTGAGAACGAAACTGATGGTGGCGAAGACCTTCGGATGAAATATCGATATCTGGACATCCGTCGTAATCCCGTAAAAAACAACCTTATTTTTAGGAGCAAGGTGACCATGGAAGTTCGAAACTATTTATCCCAAGAAGGGTTTATAGAAGTGGAAACTCCTTATTTAATCAAGTCTACACCAGAGGGAGCCCGGGATTTTGTGGTTCCAAGTAGAATGAACGAAGGACAGTTCTATGCCCTACCCCAATCCCCACAGACTTTTAAACAGCTGTTAATGGTGGGTGGAATGGACAAATACTTTCAAATTGTAAAGTGTTTTAGGGATGAGGACCTACGGGCAGACAGGCAACCTGAGTTTACCCAAATCGACTGTGAAATGGCTTTTGTGGAACAGGAGGATATCCTAGAAGTCTTTGAAGGGTTGACCAAATATCTATTGAAGGAAATCAATGGGGTTGAAATAGACAAATTCCCAAGAATCACCTTCGACGAGGCCATGGCAAAATATGGTAACGATAAGCCCGACATTCGTTTTGGAATGGAGTTTGGCGAATTGAACGAGGTTGCCCAACATAAGGATTTCAATGTTTTTAATTCGGCCGAATTGGTTGTGGGCATTGCTATCCCCAGCGGTAACTCCTATACCAGAAAGGAAATCGACAAACTTACGGATTGGGTAAAAAGACCACAGGTTGGCGCTTTGGGAATGGTCTATTGCCGATGTAACGAAGACGGTACTTACAAATCGTCCGTAGATAAATTTTACGACCAGGACGACTTGGCCCAATGGGCCAAAGCGACTGGCGCAAAGGCTGGTGACCTTATTTGTGTCCTTTCTGGGGACAAAAACAAGGTAAGGGGACAACTGAGTGCCTTGCGTATGGAGATGGCACAGCGATTGGGCCTAAGAAAATCGGACGAATTTGCTCCCCTTTGGGTGGTTGATTTTCCCTTATTGGAATTGGACGAGGAAACCGGCCATTACCATGCTATGCACCATCCGTTTACTTCCCCAAAACCGGGACAACTGGAACTGTTGGACAAAGATCCAGGAGCCGTTCGCGCCAATGCCTATGACTTGGTATTAAATGGAAACGAAATTGGAGGAGGTTCCATTCGTATACACGATAAGGAAACCCAATCCATCATGTTCAAACATTTAGGGTTTACGCCCGAAGAGGCAAAAGCACAGTTCGGATTCTTAATGGACGCCTTCCAATATGGCGCGCCGCCACATGGCGGAATCGCCTTTGGGTTGGATCGCTTGGTTTCGATTTTAGGCGGACAGGAAACCATTCGGGATTTTATCGCCTTCCCCAAAAATAACAATGGTAGGGATGTGATGATAGATGCCCCTGCCCCTATAGATGATGGACAACTTAAGGAGCTCAATCTGAAATTGGATTTATAG